Proteins from a genomic interval of Longimicrobiaceae bacterium:
- the purK gene encoding 5-(carboxyamino)imidazole ribonucleotide synthase, giving the protein MSRTSILPGSTIGVVGGGQLGRMLALEARRMGYHIAVLDPAEHSPAAQVADHHIRAPLDDQDALARLVDLADVVTLEWENAHADALRALEEAAPIRPGPHVLEVAQHRAREKDAARKLGLPTADYRAVNALAELESALGELGTPAVLKTCRGGYDARGQRVLRSADDAAGAYAELGGEGVELILEAWVPFRLEASVLCARNPSGEIASFPVGENVHRNGILDFTLAPARISPELARQAREIGEALVEGLDVFGLLAVELFVDGDDRLYVNEIAPRPHNSGHYTWEACSPSQFELQLRAICDLPLAEPRLLSPACMANLLGCHIGTGLHLRGSEAAFATPGFALHLYGKATWRPARKMGHLTVLAPTVEQAFTQAAAARDLLCASFEAVQPLAELDRDSS; this is encoded by the coding sequence GTGAGTCGGACGTCGATCCTGCCCGGCTCGACCATCGGAGTGGTCGGCGGCGGACAGCTGGGACGGATGCTGGCACTCGAAGCCCGGCGAATGGGCTACCACATCGCGGTCCTCGACCCCGCGGAGCACTCCCCTGCCGCGCAGGTGGCGGATCATCACATCCGCGCACCGCTCGACGACCAGGACGCCCTCGCGCGCCTCGTGGACCTCGCGGACGTGGTCACCCTGGAATGGGAGAACGCGCACGCGGACGCTCTTCGGGCGCTCGAGGAGGCTGCTCCCATCCGCCCCGGTCCGCACGTGCTCGAGGTCGCCCAGCACCGCGCCCGGGAGAAGGATGCGGCTCGCAAGCTGGGCCTCCCCACCGCGGACTACCGTGCCGTGAACGCCCTTGCCGAGCTCGAGTCGGCTCTGGGCGAGCTCGGAACCCCGGCTGTGCTCAAGACCTGTCGCGGAGGTTACGACGCCCGGGGGCAACGGGTGCTCCGCTCCGCCGACGACGCGGCCGGAGCCTACGCCGAGCTCGGCGGCGAGGGTGTGGAGCTCATCCTGGAGGCCTGGGTGCCTTTCCGGTTGGAGGCCTCGGTGCTCTGTGCGCGCAACCCGAGCGGCGAGATCGCCTCCTTCCCGGTCGGCGAAAACGTCCACCGCAACGGGATTCTGGACTTCACCCTGGCGCCGGCGCGGATCTCACCGGAGCTCGCGCGGCAGGCACGGGAAATCGGGGAGGCGCTGGTGGAGGGGCTCGACGTGTTCGGCCTGCTTGCCGTCGAGCTCTTCGTGGATGGCGACGACCGGCTGTACGTCAACGAGATCGCCCCGCGACCGCACAACTCCGGGCACTACACCTGGGAGGCGTGCTCACCCTCGCAGTTCGAGCTGCAACTTCGCGCCATCTGCGACCTCCCTCTCGCCGAGCCGCGCCTGCTCAGCCCGGCCTGCATGGCCAACCTGCTCGGATGCCACATCGGCACGGGCCTGCACCTTCGCGGCAGCGAGGCGGCGTTCGCCACCCCGGGCTTCGCGCTCCACCTGTACGGCAAAGCGACCTGGCGGCCCGCTCGCAAGATGGGCCATCTGACGGTGCTCGCCCCCACCGTGGAGCAGGCGTTCACGCAGGCGGCCGCCGCGCGGGACCTGCTGTGCGCGAGCTTCGAGGCTGTTCAACCGCTCGCCGAGCTGGACCGAGACTCTTCCTGA
- the purE gene encoding 5-(carboxyamino)imidazole ribonucleotide mutase has translation MEKVRVGIIMGSRSDYDTMVEAARVLDELGIGYEMEIVSAHRTPDRMFAYAEQAESRGIEVIIAGAGGAAHLPGMTAAKTVLPVIGVPVLSSALSGLDSLLSIVQMPRGVPVATVAIGKAGAANAGLLAARILGAGDPEIRERLEAFRSRLEAEAIVPLPEDHAGGATP, from the coding sequence GTGGAGAAAGTCCGCGTCGGTATCATCATGGGTAGCCGATCCGACTATGACACCATGGTCGAGGCGGCGCGCGTGCTCGATGAGCTGGGGATCGGCTACGAGATGGAGATCGTCTCGGCCCATCGCACGCCGGACCGCATGTTCGCGTACGCGGAGCAGGCCGAGAGCCGGGGGATCGAGGTCATCATCGCGGGCGCCGGCGGCGCCGCCCACCTCCCGGGGATGACCGCGGCCAAGACGGTGCTGCCGGTGATCGGTGTGCCGGTACTTTCCTCGGCGCTGAGCGGTCTCGACTCGCTGCTGTCAATCGTGCAGATGCCGCGCGGCGTGCCGGTCGCGACGGTGGCGATCGGCAAGGCGGGCGCCGCCAACGCGGGGCTCCTCGCCGCGCGCATCCTCGGCGCCGGCGATCCGGAAATCCGCGAACGCCTCGAGGCCTTCCGCAGCCGGCTCGAAGCCGAGGCCATCGTTCCCCTCCCCGAAGATCACGCCGGCGGAGCGACCCCGTGA
- a CDS encoding nucleotide pyrophosphohydrolase, with protein sequence MEVGDWPSRHWGLIRSARGEKLGALLSGSRALRMDEVASGPADRLYPNQRPLDMDLRAAQREVDAYISQFKEGYFPPLVNLARLAEEVGELARELNHLHGKKTRKADEPDGDVALELADILFVIIVLSNQLGVDLQEAMERTLEKYRVRDADRWERKDPED encoded by the coding sequence ATGGAGGTCGGTGACTGGCCGAGCAGGCACTGGGGCTTGATCCGGAGCGCTCGAGGCGAGAAGCTGGGGGCTCTGCTGTCCGGCTCCCGGGCTTTGCGGATGGATGAGGTCGCAAGCGGCCCGGCCGACCGCCTGTACCCGAACCAACGACCTCTCGACATGGACCTGCGCGCCGCACAACGCGAAGTAGACGCTTACATCTCGCAGTTCAAGGAGGGCTACTTCCCGCCGCTGGTGAACCTCGCCCGGCTCGCGGAGGAGGTGGGTGAGCTGGCGCGGGAGCTCAACCACCTGCACGGCAAAAAGACCCGCAAGGCGGACGAGCCGGACGGGGACGTCGCCCTCGAGCTGGCCGACATCCTCTTCGTCATCATCGTTCTCTCCAACCAGCTCGGGGTGGATCTGCAGGAGGCGATGGAGCGCACGCTGGAGAAGTACCGGGTGCGCGACGCGGATCGCTGGGAGAGGAAGGATCCGGAAGACTGA
- a CDS encoding prepilin-type N-terminal cleavage/methylation domain-containing protein, with translation MYRSPPLSASSVLPATTRAGVTLIEVLVCLMLLSLLAAAVFPVVTRRAGGEESRRVAEDLSALGAAVDRFVSDLDGALPSDLEDLAARPDQGDGAMDSGGLVAYTEEQVRRWRGPYFAAPLTDGVALATGFDVPIQHDLVRFDGAANAPLADDDSGSAGKSIYLAVRLGRRGRELTAAQFEAINDLIDGQFERDGPGEGTSWSRGRFRYEPADGGVGGIGYYLTVPIER, from the coding sequence ATGTATCGATCCCCACCGCTGTCAGCATCCAGCGTACTTCCAGCCACGACTCGCGCCGGCGTCACCTTGATCGAGGTGCTGGTCTGCCTGATGCTGCTGTCGCTGCTCGCGGCCGCGGTGTTTCCGGTGGTGACCCGCCGCGCGGGAGGCGAGGAGTCGCGGCGGGTGGCCGAGGACCTGAGCGCGCTGGGAGCCGCGGTGGACCGCTTCGTCAGCGACCTGGATGGGGCATTGCCGAGCGACCTCGAGGATCTCGCTGCGCGTCCGGATCAGGGCGACGGGGCCATGGACTCGGGCGGGCTGGTGGCCTATACCGAGGAGCAGGTACGGCGCTGGAGGGGGCCGTACTTTGCGGCGCCGCTGACGGATGGGGTCGCGCTGGCGACCGGATTCGACGTGCCCATCCAGCACGATCTGGTTCGCTTTGACGGCGCGGCGAACGCGCCCCTGGCGGACGACGACAGCGGGAGCGCCGGCAAGTCGATCTACCTGGCGGTGCGCCTGGGTCGGCGGGGGAGGGAGCTCACCGCGGCCCAGTTCGAGGCGATCAACGACCTGATCGACGGGCAGTTCGAGCGGGATGGACCCGGTGAGGGGACGAGCTGGAGTCGCGGACGGTTCCGCTACGAGCCGGCGGACGGTGGTGTTGGCGGCATCGGCTACTACCTGACCGTGCCGATCGAACGGTGA
- the queG gene encoding tRNA epoxyqueuosine(34) reductase QueG: MSSTTTDLAATIRSWAQELGFDSVGVAPVGESAHAEAYRRWVAAGYAGEMAYLTRPDAVEKRTDPRVLVPGARSAVVVTRNYYPGDEPPGVPEDPSRAVFARYARNEDYHDLLKNRLIELQNRISAELLPAGGRAYVDTGAVLERELAQRAGLGWIGRNTMLIQPRRGSYFFLGVILLDVELPYDRPFQRDHCGSCERCVVACPTGALLGRDESGAPVLDARRCISYLTIELRGPIPRGLRPLIGNRIYGCDICQEVCPYSRKFSRPTSELAFSPRGPGEPPPGVERLPSDAWHPGTAAPSLVDLMSMDEAAWEAFSRGSALRRAGRAGFRRNVAVALGNWGDEAAVPSLKSGLSDPDPLVRSHSAWALGRIGSASAVVALTKALSTETDQVVIEEIEAALAEASTTSPDSRGVPAR, encoded by the coding sequence ATGAGCAGCACGACGACTGACCTCGCAGCCACCATCCGGAGCTGGGCCCAGGAGCTGGGCTTCGACAGCGTGGGCGTCGCCCCGGTCGGCGAGAGCGCGCACGCCGAGGCCTACCGGCGGTGGGTGGCGGCCGGGTACGCGGGGGAGATGGCCTACCTTACTCGGCCCGATGCAGTCGAGAAGCGGACGGATCCACGGGTCCTGGTCCCCGGCGCTCGAAGCGCCGTGGTGGTGACCCGCAACTACTACCCCGGCGACGAGCCGCCCGGTGTGCCGGAGGATCCTTCGCGAGCCGTCTTCGCGCGCTACGCCCGTAACGAGGACTACCACGACCTCCTCAAGAACCGGCTGATCGAGCTGCAGAACCGCATCTCGGCAGAGCTGCTACCCGCCGGCGGACGGGCGTACGTCGACACCGGGGCGGTGCTGGAGCGCGAGCTGGCGCAGCGGGCCGGCCTCGGCTGGATCGGGCGGAACACCATGCTTATCCAGCCGCGCAGGGGATCGTACTTCTTCCTGGGAGTGATCCTTCTCGACGTCGAGCTACCGTACGACAGGCCATTTCAGCGAGATCACTGCGGGAGCTGTGAGCGGTGCGTCGTAGCGTGTCCCACAGGTGCGCTGCTCGGCAGGGACGAGAGTGGTGCTCCCGTGCTCGATGCGCGGCGTTGTATCTCCTACCTGACCATCGAGCTGCGCGGGCCGATCCCGCGCGGCCTGCGGCCGCTCATCGGGAATCGAATTTACGGCTGCGACATCTGCCAGGAGGTTTGCCCATACAGCCGAAAGTTCTCCAGACCCACCTCAGAGCTGGCGTTTAGCCCGAGAGGGCCGGGCGAGCCTCCACCCGGGGTCGAGCGACTGCCATCCGACGCGTGGCACCCCGGTACGGCCGCACCCTCGCTGGTAGACCTCATGTCCATGGACGAGGCCGCCTGGGAAGCCTTTTCCCGCGGATCGGCTCTCCGCCGCGCGGGGAGAGCGGGTTTCCGGCGAAATGTCGCAGTGGCGTTGGGAAACTGGGGCGATGAGGCAGCGGTCCCGTCGCTGAAGTCGGGGCTATCCGACCCGGACCCGCTCGTCCGGTCGCACTCGGCGTGGGCCCTCGGACGCATCGGGTCGGCGTCCGCCGTGGTTGCGTTGACCAAGGCGCTGTCTACGGAGACGGACCAGGTGGTAATCGAGGAGATCGAGGCCGCATTGGCAGAGGCGTCCACGACCTCGCCCGATAGTCGCGGCGTCCCCGCGAGGTAG